GCAGTGGTGGGTGACGGTGGTCGATGCGGCCGTGCCGGCGTTCGCGCACCGCTTTGCCGCGACCCGCGGCTACCAGCTGGTCTGGAGGACGCACCAGGACCTGCAAAGTGGGGGTCCCATGGAATACCGAATGTACTGCTTTGCCAAGGCATGAGACGGCCTCCCGTGCCACCAAAACAGGCCGCCCAAAAAAACAAGCCCGAACCCTAAACGAGGGTTCGGACCTATTCCGATGTCTTGACACATCACAATGGCGGTGGCGGAGGGATTTGAACCCTCGGACGGTGTTAGCCGTCACACGCTTTCGAGGCGTGCTCCTTAGGCCGCTCGGACACGCCACCGCCGAGCAGCTTACCGAACTGTCGGGCCCTCACCCCAATCGCTGGCGGGCGAAGAAGGCCTCCAGCGGTGCGGCGCACTCTTCGGCGAGCACGCCACCGCGCACTTCCGGGCGATGGTTGAGCCGCCGATCGCGCACCACGTCCCACAGCGATCCGACCGCTCCCGTCTTGGGTTCCCACGCGCCGAACACCAGCCGGCCGATGCGGGCCAGGACCAGAGCGCCGGCGCACATGGTGCACGGTTCGACGGTGACCGCCAGCGTGGCGCCCTGAAGCCGCCAGCCGTCGCCGAGCGCGCCGGCCGCCGCCCGCAGTGCCAGGATCTCGGCGTGCGCGGTGGGATCACCCAGGGCTTCGCGGGCGTTGACCGCGCGGGCCAGTTCGGTTCCGTCGGCGCCGACGACCACCGCCCCGATGGGCACGTCGCGGGGACCCGCCGTCGCAGCGACCGACAACGCGGCGCGGATCAGGTCTTCGTCAGCGATCACCGACCGGGCCGGACGGCGGCGACCCGTCCCCCGCAAGCGGGAGGTGCCCCCATCGCCCGGCTCCACCGCCGCGCTCGCGATCACCGACCGATGCGGTCGATCACGGCCGACAGCTGGTCGGCGAAGCCCATCTCCCGCGCGATCCGGCCGAGCTGTTCGTCCGCGTACAGGTCGGACTCGTCGAGGATCACGCCCAGCACCGCCTCGGGCAGCCCGATGTCGGACAGCAACCCGAGGTCGCCCTCCTCGAACGGGTCGGAATCCTCCAGGTCTTCCGGGTCGATGTCGGCATCCAGCTTCTCCAGCACTTCGGCGGCGATGTCGTAGTCCAGCGCGGCGGTGGCGTCCGACAGCAACAGCCGGGTACCCGACGGCGCGGGGCGCACGATCACGAAGAATTCGTCATCCACGTCGAGCAGCCCGAACACGGCGCCGGCGCTGCGCAATTCCCGCAGCTCCGTCTCGGCGGCCTTGAGGCTCGTCAGCGATTTTCGGGCCATTGGAGAACACCGCCACTGGCCCTCTTCGCGCACGACCGCTACGCCGAAACCGTCCGGCGTATCGGCGGACGGGCCTTGGGCGGGGGCCCGTTGTGCTCCCATGGCCGCTTACGGTAGTCGCTGACCAGGCCACCTGACCAGACGGCGCGACACGAACCCCGGCGGCGCGGCGACATCTGGACCACCGCCGTCGGCGGATGTGCCAACCTTGGTCTGTGGCCAGCCCTGTTCCTCAAACACCGGTGTGCGTGCTCGGGCTGGGCCTGATCGGGGGCTCGATAATGCGGGCCGTCACGGCGGCAGGCCGGGAAGTGTTCGGCTACAACCGGTCCGTGGAGGGTGCGCACGGGGCCACCGCCGACGGTTTCGACGCCACCACCGACCTGACCGCGACGCTGACCCGCGCCGCCGACACCGGCGCACTGATCGTCCTCGCGGTACCCATGCCGGCGATGGCCGGCATGCTGGCCCACATCGCCGAGCTGGCCCCGGCCTGCCCGTTGACCGACGTCACCAGCGTCAAACGGGCGGTGCTCGACGAGGTCGTTGCGGCGGGTCTGCAGGAGCGTTTCGTGGGCGGTCACCCGATGGCGGGCACGGCTCATTCGGGTTGGCACGCCGGCCACCCCGGCCTGTTCACCAGGGCGCCCTGGGTGATCAGCGTGGACGACCACGTCGACCCCGCGGTGTGGTCGATGGTGATGACGCTGGCGCTGGACTGCGGCGCGGTGGTGGTGCCGGCCAAGTCCGACGAGCACGACGCCGCGGCGGCCGCCATCTCGCACCTGCCGCACCTGCTCGCCGAGGCGCTGGCGGTCATTGGCGGGGAAGTCCCGCTGGCGTTCGCGCTGGCCGCCGGATCGTTCCGGGACGGGACGCGGGTCGCGGCCACCGCCCCCGACCTGGTGCGGGCGATGTGCGAGGGCAACTCCGACCAGTTGGTGCCGGCGGCCGACCGGGTCATCGAGCTGCTGACCCGGGCCCGCGAGTCGCTGGTCACCAACCATTCGGTGGCCGAGCTCGTCGAGGCCGGCCACGCCGCCCGCACGCGTTACGACAGCTTCCCGCGTTCCGACATCTTCCACATCGTCATCGGCGCCGAGAACTGGCGCGAGGAATTGGCCGCCGCCGGCCGTGCGGGCGGGGTGATCAGATCCGCTCTGCCAAGCCTGGGTAGTCGACGATGAATCCCTCTTCATCGACGGTCACGGTGGTGTTGGCGACCGGGGAGCGCAGCTTGATGCCGTCGCCGGCGCCGGAGCTGGTGTAGCTCACGAGGTCCGCCGTGATGGACATGTCGGGCAGGTTGACGTAGACCACGGGCAACGTGACCGAGTCCGCCCGCTCGTGCAAGCCGAGCCGCCGGATGGGTAACGCGTTGAAAAATGGGCTGAACACCACGTCGCAGTCGAGCGCGCCGTTGTACCCCGCGCGGTGCTCGCCCTGATGGTCGGTGACCAGCCACATGTTTTCTTCGTCGCGCGCGATGGACACCACGCGTTCCCGTTCGGCCAGCGTGACGGTCATCCCGAGCCGCTTGGTGGCGCCGGACTCGTCGGTCTGCAGGTCGTAGTGCGCGCCAAACGCCGGGTTGGTTGCGGTGGCGGCCGCAACGATGCGGCCGTTGGCCCTGATCCTCTTGCCGGACACCTGGATTCGTACCGATTCCATCCGCGATACGTCCTGTGCACGCCAGGTGAGCATCGCCTGCCACACGCGCCGAGTCGAATCAGAGGAATCTGTGTTCACTCACCTACCGTAAAGCGTCCCCGCGAACCGCGACGTACCTGCCCGGTGCTCGGGTCGGCCGGCAGCCCCGGGGAGGCGGCCGGTGCCCGGCACCGACGCCCACACCGCCAACGCCAGCAGACCGTCGAGCGCCAATGCCAACGCGGCCACCATCAAGGCGCCGACCAGGGCGAGGTGAAACTCCCGCTCCTTGATTCCGTCGATCAGGTATCTGCCTAGCCCGCCGAGGCTGGCGTAGGCCGCCACCGTCGCGGTGGCGACCACCTGCAGCGTCGCGCTGCGCAGCCCACCCAGGATCAGTGGCAGCGCATTGCGCGCCTCCACCCACAGCACCTGCGCCTCGGTCATACCCATCGCGCGGGCGGCGTCGACCACGGTCGGGTCGACATTGGCGATTCCCGCATAGGTGCCGGCCAGCAGGGCCGGGACACCGAGCAGCATCAGGGCGACCAGCGGCGGCCCCATGCCCAGCCCGAACAGCAGCGTCCCGAGCAGCAGAACGCCCAGCGTCGGCAGCGCACGCAACCCGTTGACAGCGCCCACCATCAGCAGCGTGCCGCGCCCGGTGTGCCCGATGATGAGCCCGGCGGGGATGGCGATCAGGGCCGAGGCGCCCACCGCGACGGCCGTGTACTCGAGATGCTCCAAGACGCGCGCCGCGAGCCCGACCGGGCCGGTCCAGTTGTCGGCGGTCAACAGGTAGGCGATGGCCCGCTGCACGAAGTTCATTGCGCGCCACCCACGATCGGGGCCACGACCGACCGCCGACGCGGCGGGCGCGCCGCGCGCTCCCACGGCGTGATGAGCCGGCCGGCCACCACGATCAACGCATCGATGGCGGTCGCCAGCGCGAAGAGCGCGATGATGCCGGCCAGGATCTGGTCGCTCTTGTTGGCCTGGTAGCCCTCGGTGAACCAGGTTCCCAGCCCGCCGATGCCGATCACCGAGCCCACGGAGACCATCGCTACGTTGGTGACCACCACCACCCGCAGGCCCGCCACCAACACCGGAATGGACAGCGGCAGTTCCACTTTGAGCATGCGCGTGAGCGCCGAGTAGCCCACCGCCGTCGCGGCGTCACGCACCTGGGCCGGAACCGCGTCCAGCGCTTCGAGCACCGCCCGCACCAGCAGCGCCGCGGTGTAGGCCGTCAGCGCAACCATGACGTTGGCCTCGTCGAGGATGCGGGTCCCGATCAGCATCGGCAAGACCACGAACAGCGCCAGGGACGGGATGGTGAACACCACACTCGCCGTGGCCGTCGTCAGCCGCCGGGCAACCGGGGCACGCTGCACCGCTGCGCCCAGCGGGACGGCGAGCGCCAGTCCGATCAGCACCGGCACCAACGACAGGCGCAGGTGGACAACGGTCAGCGCCCAGGCGTCGGCGAGGTGGGTTAGCAGGTAGTGCATCCCTACCCCCGCCGTCGGGTGTCCGCCGCGGCCAGCACGTCGCCGGCCAGCACACCGCCGATGACCCTGCCGCGCTCGTCCACGGCGAGGCCCACCCCCGACGGCGACGACAGCGCCGCGTCCAGCGCCTGGCTGAGGTTGCCGCCGGGACGAAACAACGAGCCGATGCCGCTCATGCTGTCCGACAACGACGCGCCGGATCGGTGGCGGCGCAGGCCATTGGCGTCGAACCAACCCATCGGCGCGCCGGCGCCGTCCACCACGACCGCCCAGCCGTCGGCAAGGGTCTCGGGCAGGCCGTCGGCGGGTATGCATCGCACGTCGTGCAGCGGCAGGCCGGTCGCGTCGATCAGTTGCAACCATCGATAGCCGCGGCCGAGGCCGATGAACCTCGCGACGAAGTCGTTGGCCGGCCGCGACAGCAGCCGCGCGGGTTCGTCGTACTGCTGCAACGTGCCGGCCCGGAACACCGCGACCTGGTCGGCGAGTTTGAGCGCTTCGTCGATGTCATGGGTGACGAATACGATCGTCTTGTGCAATTCGCTTTGCAGACGCAGGATTTCGTTCTGCAGGTCGAGGCGGACCACTGGGTCGACGGCCGAGAACGGCTCGTCCATCAACAGGATGGGCGGGTCGGCGGCCAGTGCGCGCGCCACGCCGACGCGTTGTTGCTCACCGCCGGACAGCTGCGCGGGGTAGCGGGTGGCGAGCTTGGTGTCCAGCCCGACCCGTTCGAGTACCCCGTAGGCGGCGGTGCGGGCCGCCCGGCGGGACTGCCCCTTGAGCACCGGAACCGTTGCGACGTTGTCGATCACCCGCAGGTGCGGCATCAGGCCGGCATGCTGGATGACGTAGCCGATCCCGAGGCGCAGCCGCACGGGGTCGAGGGTGGACACGTCCACCCCGTCGACGGTGATGGCGCCTGATGTCGGCTCGATCATGCGATTAACCATGCGCAGCGCCGTCGTCTTGCCGCTGCCCGAGGAACCGACGAAGACGGTCATCTTCCCGTTCGGGACCACCAGGCTCAGCCGGTCCACCGCTTTGGTGCCGTCGGCGAATGCCTTGCTGACGTTGTCAAAGACGATCATTGGCCGACCGCATGAGTGAAGCCGTTGTCTCGCAACCAGTCCCGCGCGGCCTGATCGGGATCGACGCCGGAGTTTCCCGCCACCGCGGCGTTGAGTCCGGCCACTCCGGAGGTGGTCAGCTTCGCCGACACGGCGTCGAGCACCTCCTTGAGCCGGTCCGACTTCTTCTGCGAATTGACCAGCGGCACAATGTTGCCGGCCAAGAAGTTGTGCTCCGGGTCTTCGAGCACCACCAAATGGTTCTGCGGAATGGCGGGGGACGTGGTGAAAACGTTTGCGGCGTTGACCCTTCCTTCCACCAGAGCGCGCACGGTCACCGCCCCGCCGCCGTCGTTGATGGCCACGAAGTTGCCCGGCCTGATGTCGAGCCCGTACTTCTGCCGCAGCCCCGGCAGGCCGGCCGGACGGCTCGCGAACGCCGAGGGCGCCCCGAACCGCACGTCCGCCGAATGCGCCGCCAGATCGGCGATCGTCTTCAGCTTCCAGGAATTAGCGGTTTCGCCGGTCACGGTCACGGTGTCCGTGTCGGTGGCCGGCGAGGGCGTCAGGATCGCCAGGTCGCCGGGGAGTTCATGGTCGAGCTCCAGCTCGACGGCACCGAGCATGGTCGCCGTCGACCCGGGCGCGAAGTAGAGCAGCAGGTTACCGATGTACTCCGGCACTAAGTCGATCGAATGGTCTTTGAGCGCAGGGATATACGTCTCCCGGCTGCCGATCCCCATCCGCCGTCCGACTTCGAACCCGTTGGCCTGCAACGCTTGTGCGTAGATCTCGGCGATGATGTGTGATTCCGGGAAGTCGCCGGACCCCACGACGATGGACTTGAGGCTGCGGACCTCGGCGCCCAGTGGGTCCGAACTGCTGCACGCCGCCAGGACACTGACCGCCGCGAGCCAGACCGCCGCTTGGATGATCGCGCGGCGCGGGCGCGATGGCATCCTCATACCGCCGACACTAACGCCAGACTCGGCCGTCCGCCGGGACGAAGCGGACCGGTTGCGCGGTTTGGTTTCATTCCGTGCCGGATGGGACAAAGATGACACTATGAGCAGCCAAACCCCTGCCTCGCCCAGCCAGCCTCCCCCCAAGCCCGCCGCGGCGCCCAAAACGGGCGCGGCGCCCAAGGAACCGGCCATCGGCTTCACCCGCGCCGGTGCGCTGTGGTCGTCCCTGATCGCCGGCTTCCTGATTCTGATTCTTCTGCTGATCTTCATCACCCAGAACACGGCGCCGACACCATTTACGTTCTTGGGCTGGCACTGGAGCCTGCCGCTGGGGGTGGCCATCCTGCTGGCAGCGGTGGTCGGCGGGCTGATCACGGTGGCCGTCGGCACCGCCCGAATCCTGCAGCTGCGCCGCGCCGCCAAGAAGCACCACGCGGCCTCGTCGCGCTAGGTCATCGGGTGTGCGCGCTGGGCTTCGGTTGTGGGCCCAGGGCGGAAAAACGGCCGCGCAGCCACCGTGGACGCACACTCGAAGCCGTCAACGCACCTGAAGCCGTGGTCGCACACTCAGCCGGGCAGCTTGGCCAGCTCCGTCAGCCCACGGGAGATCAACGGTGCCACGACCTCCGGCATGTGGTCGGAGTCCATCCCGTGAGCCTGGTCCGACATCCGCCTGCGGAAGTCGATGCCGGCGGCGATGATGGCGAGCTTGAAATAGGCCAGCGCCATGTAGAACTCCCAGTGCGCCAGCGGCAAACCGGCGACCAGCGAGTACCGGTCGGCCAGCTCGTCGGCCGTCGGCAGCAGCGGTGACGTCCAGGCGGCCTGCGCGTTGACAATCAAGTCCAGCGCCGGGTCGCGGTACACGCACATCAGGGCCGCGTCGGACAGCGGGTCCCCGAGGGTGGACAGCTCCCAGTCCACGACGGCGCGCACCTTCGTCGGGTCGTCGGCGTCCAGGATGGTGTTGTCGATTCGGTAGTCGCCGTGCACGATCGACGTGCGACTTTGCTGCGGAATGGCTTCCCGCAGACCGGAATGCAGGCGCTCGACGTCGGCGTCGCGGCGGTCGTCGGGCAGCCGCACCAATGCCCACTGGGAGCCCCAGCGCCGCACCTGGCGCTCCAGGTAGCCGCTGGGCTTGCCGAAGTCGGCCAGGCCCACGGCCTCGGGGTCGACGTTGTGCAGGTCGACGAGGACCCGGATCAGCGAGTCGACGCAACCCTCGATGACGGTGTGGCTGAAGGCTTCCAGCTGGGCGCGTCGGCGCACCACCTGGCCGGCGACGAACTCGACGATCTGGAACGGCGCCCCCAGGACCGAGTCGTCCTCGCACAGCGCGATCGCCCGCGCCACCGGAACGGCTGTGTCGCGGAGCGCCGCGACCACCCGGTACTCGCGCGCCATGTCGTGCGCGGACGGGGTCAGCCCGTGTAGCGGCGGGCGCCGCACCAGCCAGCTGGTCGTGTCGTCGTACACGCGGAACGTCAGATTGGAGCGGCCACCGGAGATGAAGTCCGCGCGCAACTCACCGTGGCGCCCGATACCCAGCGAACGCAGGTAGGAGTCCAGCGAGCCCAGGTCGAGCCCTTCGAGTTGGTCAGCTGAAGTCACCGGACTTGTTTACCACCGCGGAACGCCGCCCTGGCTCACCACCGTTGGTTTCGGGGCAGCAGGTCCCAGACGTGCTCGACGCCGTTGACGCCCGCCACCGTCGCCTGACCGGATCGCGAGAACAGCAGCCGGGTGATCGACGCGTAGTCGACGGGAAAGGACAGCAGCCGGGAAGTCCCCAGGATCTGGTGCAGCAGCACGTTGATCACCCCGCCGTGGCTGAACACCGCGACGGTGTCGTCGGGCTCGCCGGACGCGACGAGGTCGTCGACCGCCGCGCGCACCCGGCCGAGGAACGCGTCTTCGTCGACCGCGCTGGGCAGGTGCCCCTGCGCCAGGCGCGCCCACTCGTCGGGCATTTCCTGGCGGATCTGCTCGACGGGGATGTACAGGGGAAGGTCGCGGTCGTATTCCGCGAATCGGTCGTCGATCTCGACGGAGAGCTGCAGCGCCGCCGCGACCGGTTCGGCCGTCTGGATGGCGCGCCGCTGGGGGCTGCTCACCACCCGGGAGATGGGAAACCGGTCCAGCGCCTTGGGCAGTCGCTCGATCTGTGCCAATCCCTCGTCCGACAGGTCCGGGTCGGAGCCCTCGCCGTGTTCGCTGCGCAACGGCAGCGCGTGCCGGACCAGAAGCAATTGCATGGGTTTGTTCCTGTCTGTGGGTCAGCGCGACGTGTTCATTCAAAGCATTTCAGACCGGCCCCCGCAAAATGGACACAGGGGAAGGCCGATCTCGAGGAGGACGAATGACCGAGCCGAACATGGATTGGGACGCCGCGTACCGCCAGGAAACGCCACCGCCATGGAGCATCGGACGGCCGCAGCCTGAGCTGGCCGCGCTGATCGACGAAGGCAAGATCCGCGGCGATGTGCTGGACGCCGGCTGCGGCCATGCCGCCGTGTCGCTGGCGCTGGCCGAGCGGGGCTACACGGTTGTCGGCCTGGACGCCAGCCCCACCGCGATCGAGGCCGCGGCCATGGCCGCCGCGGAACGAGGGCTGACCACGGCGACCTTCGCACAGGCCGATGTCACGGACTTCGGTGGGTATGACGGCCGCTTCTCCACCATCCTGGACAGCGGGCTGTTCCACGCGCTGGCGCCGGAGAAGCGCCAGGATTATCTGCAGTCCATCTTCCGGGCGGCCGCCCCTAAAGCGGCGCTCTACATCCTGGCCTTCGCCGCCGGGGCGCTGGGCGACGCCCACGGGGGCGCGCCACATGGCTTCGCCGAGACCGAGTTGCGTGAGGCCGTCGGGCGGCTGTGGCGGGTCGATGACATCCGCCCCGCGAGGCTGTACGGCAATGCGAGCGCGCTCGCGGCAGACCCGGACATGGCGTCGCATGTCGAGCATGACGGCGAAGGTCACTTTCTGGCTCCCGGCTTCCTGCTGATCGCTCACAAACCGGATTAGCCCGGGGCACGCGATGGAGAATGCTATTCTCCGCCCAGAGAGTGGGGTGTGCGGATGACGACGGTGGGTCAGTCCCAACTGGACGCGGGTGTTCTTGCTCGCTGGCTGGATGCGAACGACGCGCCGGGCGGCGGGGAGGAACCGCGCCTGGAGCAGCTGAAGGGAGGTTCGCAGAACACGCTGTACCTGCTCGACCGCGGCGGCGAGCGGATGGTGCTGCGGATGCCCGGCGCCCGCGCCGACGCCGCGCGCATCGACGGCTTGCTGCGCGAGATCCGCCTGGTGCGAGCGCTGTCGGGCACCGACGTCCCGCACGCGGCGCTGATCGCCGCCGACGACACCGGCACCGTGCTCGGCATGCCGTTCTACGTCATGCAGGCCATCGACGGGTGGAGCCCGATGGACGGCGGGTGGGAGGCGCCGTTCGACACCGACCTCGACGCCCGGCGCGGCCTGGCGTTCCAACTCGTCGAGGGCGCCGCCAAGCTCGGTCGGGTGGATTGGCGCGCGCAGGGGCTCGAGGGCTTCGGCCGCCCGGACGGATTCCACGAGCGCCAGGTCGACCGCTGGCTGACCTTCCTCGACGCCTACAAGGTGCGCGACTTGCCCGGCCTCGACGAGGCCGCCGACTGGCTGCGCAACAACCGGCCCGCCAGCTACCAGCCGGGCATCATGCACGGCGACTACCAGTTCGCCAACGTGATGTTCGCGCACGGGGAGCCGGCGCGGCTGGCCGCGATCGTGGACTGGGAGATGACGACGGTCGGCGATCCGCTGCTGGACCTGGCGTGGTGCCTGCTGGGCTACGATGGCGAGGAGCCGAGCACCGACGGCTTCTATCTGGACATGACCGGCATGCCGAATCGCAGCGAATTGCTCGCGCACTACGAAAGTGTCAGCGGGCTTTCCACCGAGAACATCGACTACTACCTGGTGCTGGCCAACTGGAAGCTGGGCATCGTGCTGGAGAAGACCTATGCCGCCGGGGTGCGGACCGGCAAGGTCGACCCCAAGATCAAAGACGCCTTCGGGGCGATGATCCCGCGGCTGATCGCCACAGCGGCCGAGCTGGCCAGGACGCACTGAAATGGGTTATGCCGACCGGCTTTTCGATCTCACCGACCGCGTCGTGCTGATCACAGGCGGCAGCCGCGGACTCGGCCGCGAGATGGCTTTCGGCGCGGCGCGCTGCGGCGCCGACGTGGTGATCGCCAGCCGCAACATGGACAACTGCGTCACCACGGCCAAGGAAATCGAGGCCGAAACTCAGCGCTCCGCCATGCCGTATCAGGTGCACGTCGGTCGGTGGGATCAGCTCGACGGATTGGTCGAGGCGACCTATGACCGGTTCGGCAAGGTCGACACGCTGATCAACAACGCCGGCATGTCCCCCCTCTACGACAAGCTGACCGACGTCACCGAGAAACTGTTCGACGCGGTCGTCAACCTCAACCTCAAGGGCCCGTTCCGGTTGTCGGCGTTGGTGGGCGAGCGGATGGTGGCCGCCGGCCGCGGGTCCATCATCAACGTGAGCACGGCCGGATCGTTGCGCCCCACTCCCGACATCGTCCCCTACGCCGCGGCGAAGGCCGGGCTCAACGCCATGACCGAAGCGCTGGCGAAGGCCTTCGGGCCGTCGGTGCGGGTCAACACGCTGATGGCCGGGCCGTTCCTGACCGACGTGAGCAAGGCGTGGAACCTCGAGTCTTCCCACGGCAAGCCGTTCGAGCACCTAGCGCTGCAGCGTGCCGGGGACCCGGCTGAAATCGTGGGGGCAGCATTGTTTTTGGCGTCTGACGCGTCCAGTTTCACCACCGGTTCGATTCTGCGTGCCGACGGTGGCATTCCCTGACGCGGCGGGTCGCCGCCGATGAGCGAATAGGAGCATTCGAATGTCTTGGGACTTCTCCACCGAGCCGGAATTCCAAGAGAAGATCGACTGGGTCCGCGGGTTCGTCCGCCAAGAGGTGGAACCCCTCGAAGTGCTGTTCCCGG
This genomic interval from Mycobacterium sp. SMC-2 contains the following:
- a CDS encoding nucleoside deaminase, producing the protein MIADEDLIRAALSVAATAGPRDVPIGAVVVGADGTELARAVNAREALGDPTAHAEILALRAAAGALGDGWRLQGATLAVTVEPCTMCAGALVLARIGRLVFGAWEPKTGAVGSLWDVVRDRRLNHRPEVRGGVLAEECAAPLEAFFARQRLG
- a CDS encoding tRNA adenosine deaminase-associated protein, coding for MGAQRAPAQGPSADTPDGFGVAVVREEGQWRCSPMARKSLTSLKAAETELRELRSAGAVFGLLDVDDEFFVIVRPAPSGTRLLLSDATAALDYDIAAEVLEKLDADIDPEDLEDSDPFEEGDLGLLSDIGLPEAVLGVILDESDLYADEQLGRIAREMGFADQLSAVIDRIGR
- a CDS encoding prephenate dehydrogenase yields the protein MCVLGLGLIGGSIMRAVTAAGREVFGYNRSVEGAHGATADGFDATTDLTATLTRAADTGALIVLAVPMPAMAGMLAHIAELAPACPLTDVTSVKRAVLDEVVAAGLQERFVGGHPMAGTAHSGWHAGHPGLFTRAPWVISVDDHVDPAVWSMVMTLALDCGAVVVPAKSDEHDAAAAAISHLPHLLAEALAVIGGEVPLAFALAAGSFRDGTRVAATAPDLVRAMCEGNSDQLVPAADRVIELLTRARESLVTNHSVAELVEAGHAARTRYDSFPRSDIFHIVIGAENWREELAAAGRAGGVIRSALPSLGSRR
- a CDS encoding putative glycolipid-binding domain-containing protein, whose translation is MNTDSSDSTRRVWQAMLTWRAQDVSRMESVRIQVSGKRIRANGRIVAAATATNPAFGAHYDLQTDESGATKRLGMTVTLAERERVVSIARDEENMWLVTDHQGEHRAGYNGALDCDVVFSPFFNALPIRRLGLHERADSVTLPVVYVNLPDMSITADLVSYTSSGAGDGIKLRSPVANTTVTVDEEGFIVDYPGLAERI
- a CDS encoding ABC transporter permease; the protein is MNFVQRAIAYLLTADNWTGPVGLAARVLEHLEYTAVAVGASALIAIPAGLIIGHTGRGTLLMVGAVNGLRALPTLGVLLLGTLLFGLGMGPPLVALMLLGVPALLAGTYAGIANVDPTVVDAARAMGMTEAQVLWVEARNALPLILGGLRSATLQVVATATVAAYASLGGLGRYLIDGIKEREFHLALVGALMVAALALALDGLLALAVWASVPGTGRLPGAAGRPEHRAGTSRFAGTLYGR
- a CDS encoding ABC transporter permease gives rise to the protein MHYLLTHLADAWALTVVHLRLSLVPVLIGLALAVPLGAAVQRAPVARRLTTATASVVFTIPSLALFVVLPMLIGTRILDEANVMVALTAYTAALLVRAVLEALDAVPAQVRDAATAVGYSALTRMLKVELPLSIPVLVAGLRVVVVTNVAMVSVGSVIGIGGLGTWFTEGYQANKSDQILAGIIALFALATAIDALIVVAGRLITPWERAARPPRRRSVVAPIVGGAQ
- a CDS encoding ABC transporter ATP-binding protein, with product MIVFDNVSKAFADGTKAVDRLSLVVPNGKMTVFVGSSGSGKTTALRMVNRMIEPTSGAITVDGVDVSTLDPVRLRLGIGYVIQHAGLMPHLRVIDNVATVPVLKGQSRRAARTAAYGVLERVGLDTKLATRYPAQLSGGEQQRVGVARALAADPPILLMDEPFSAVDPVVRLDLQNEILRLQSELHKTIVFVTHDIDEALKLADQVAVFRAGTLQQYDEPARLLSRPANDFVARFIGLGRGYRWLQLIDATGLPLHDVRCIPADGLPETLADGWAVVVDGAGAPMGWFDANGLRRHRSGASLSDSMSGIGSLFRPGGNLSQALDAALSSPSGVGLAVDERGRVIGGVLAGDVLAAADTRRRG
- a CDS encoding ABC transporter substrate-binding protein; translation: MRMPSRPRRAIIQAAVWLAAVSVLAACSSSDPLGAEVRSLKSIVVGSGDFPESHIIAEIYAQALQANGFEVGRRMGIGSRETYIPALKDHSIDLVPEYIGNLLLYFAPGSTATMLGAVELELDHELPGDLAILTPSPATDTDTVTVTGETANSWKLKTIADLAAHSADVRFGAPSAFASRPAGLPGLRQKYGLDIRPGNFVAINDGGGAVTVRALVEGRVNAANVFTTSPAIPQNHLVVLEDPEHNFLAGNIVPLVNSQKKSDRLKEVLDAVSAKLTTSGVAGLNAAVAGNSGVDPDQAARDWLRDNGFTHAVGQ
- a CDS encoding lipopolysaccharide assembly LapA domain-containing protein encodes the protein MSSQTPASPSQPPPKPAAAPKTGAAPKEPAIGFTRAGALWSSLIAGFLILILLLIFITQNTAPTPFTFLGWHWSLPLGVAILLAAVVGGLITVAVGTARILQLRRAAKKHHAASSR
- a CDS encoding phosphotransferase family protein, producing the protein MTSADQLEGLDLGSLDSYLRSLGIGRHGELRADFISGGRSNLTFRVYDDTTSWLVRRPPLHGLTPSAHDMAREYRVVAALRDTAVPVARAIALCEDDSVLGAPFQIVEFVAGQVVRRRAQLEAFSHTVIEGCVDSLIRVLVDLHNVDPEAVGLADFGKPSGYLERQVRRWGSQWALVRLPDDRRDADVERLHSGLREAIPQQSRTSIVHGDYRIDNTILDADDPTKVRAVVDWELSTLGDPLSDAALMCVYRDPALDLIVNAQAAWTSPLLPTADELADRYSLVAGLPLAHWEFYMALAYFKLAIIAAGIDFRRRMSDQAHGMDSDHMPEVVAPLISRGLTELAKLPG
- a CDS encoding histidine phosphatase family protein; amino-acid sequence: MQLLLVRHALPLRSEHGEGSDPDLSDEGLAQIERLPKALDRFPISRVVSSPQRRAIQTAEPVAAALQLSVEIDDRFAEYDRDLPLYIPVEQIRQEMPDEWARLAQGHLPSAVDEDAFLGRVRAAVDDLVASGEPDDTVAVFSHGGVINVLLHQILGTSRLLSFPVDYASITRLLFSRSGQATVAGVNGVEHVWDLLPRNQRW
- a CDS encoding class I SAM-dependent methyltransferase → MTEPNMDWDAAYRQETPPPWSIGRPQPELAALIDEGKIRGDVLDAGCGHAAVSLALAERGYTVVGLDASPTAIEAAAMAAAERGLTTATFAQADVTDFGGYDGRFSTILDSGLFHALAPEKRQDYLQSIFRAAAPKAALYILAFAAGALGDAHGGAPHGFAETELREAVGRLWRVDDIRPARLYGNASALAADPDMASHVEHDGEGHFLAPGFLLIAHKPD
- a CDS encoding phosphotransferase family protein, which translates into the protein MTTVGQSQLDAGVLARWLDANDAPGGGEEPRLEQLKGGSQNTLYLLDRGGERMVLRMPGARADAARIDGLLREIRLVRALSGTDVPHAALIAADDTGTVLGMPFYVMQAIDGWSPMDGGWEAPFDTDLDARRGLAFQLVEGAAKLGRVDWRAQGLEGFGRPDGFHERQVDRWLTFLDAYKVRDLPGLDEAADWLRNNRPASYQPGIMHGDYQFANVMFAHGEPARLAAIVDWEMTTVGDPLLDLAWCLLGYDGEEPSTDGFYLDMTGMPNRSELLAHYESVSGLSTENIDYYLVLANWKLGIVLEKTYAAGVRTGKVDPKIKDAFGAMIPRLIATAAELARTH
- a CDS encoding SDR family NAD(P)-dependent oxidoreductase, which encodes MGYADRLFDLTDRVVLITGGSRGLGREMAFGAARCGADVVIASRNMDNCVTTAKEIEAETQRSAMPYQVHVGRWDQLDGLVEATYDRFGKVDTLINNAGMSPLYDKLTDVTEKLFDAVVNLNLKGPFRLSALVGERMVAAGRGSIINVSTAGSLRPTPDIVPYAAAKAGLNAMTEALAKAFGPSVRVNTLMAGPFLTDVSKAWNLESSHGKPFEHLALQRAGDPAEIVGAALFLASDASSFTTGSILRADGGIP